Proteins from a single region of Candidatus Afararchaeum irisae:
- the mce gene encoding methylmalonyl-CoA epimerase: MSVEFDHVGIAVEDADEALKTYRDVIGMEFDYEEEFGGMRVIFLEAGEGEFELLEPLDDDGAVARHLEKRGEGIQHVAVKVDSIEDELERLEDLGIRLIDDEPRPGAGGKQVAFLHPGDTHGVLLELCEY; encoded by the coding sequence ATGTCGGTCGAGTTCGACCACGTAGGGATCGCGGTAGAGGACGCCGACGAGGCACTCAAGACCTACCGCGACGTAATCGGCATGGAGTTCGACTACGAGGAGGAGTTCGGAGGCATGCGTGTCATCTTCCTCGAAGCCGGCGAGGGCGAGTTCGAACTACTCGAACCACTCGATGACGACGGTGCGGTTGCGCGACACTTAGAGAAGAGGGGCGAGGGAATACAGCACGTCGCAGTAAAGGTCGACTCGATAGAAGACGAGTTAGAACGTCTCGAAGACCTCGGAATACGTCTCATAGACGACGAGCCGCGTCCGGGTGCTGGCGGTAAACAGGTTGCTTTCCTCCATCCCGGGGACACCCACGGAGTCCTCTTAGAGCTCTGCGAGTACTAG